Proteins co-encoded in one Arthrobacter alpinus genomic window:
- the purD gene encoding phosphoribosylamine--glycine ligase, producing the protein MKVLVIGPGGREHAIVRSLLSDPNVSEVHAAPGNAGIAAIVPTHEINASDPAAVAALALKLDSDLVIVGPEAPLAAGVADAVRAAGIPVFGPSKEAAQLEASKAFAKTVMAEAQVPTAMAKVAVNAEEAANALDTFGAPYVVKDDGLAAGKGVVVTNDRDEALAHAQSCFDVGGTVVIEEFLDGPEVSLFVLADGRTVVPLAPAQDFKRIFDGDEGPNTGGMGAYSPLEWAPAGLVQEVIDRVAQPTIDAMAHRGTPFTGVLYCGLALTSRGTRVIEFNARFGDPETQAVLARLKTPLGGVLMAAAKGQLDEIDELRWAPETAVAVVLASENYPDAPRTGDKIRGLKKANRLDGVHVLHAGTGTDDDGNTVSAGGRVLAVVGLGVDLEDAREKAYAGIEEISLEGGQYRKDIAAKAARGEITVTTNPSQA; encoded by the coding sequence GTGAAGGTTTTAGTGATTGGCCCCGGAGGCCGCGAACATGCCATTGTCCGCTCGTTGCTCAGCGACCCCAACGTCAGTGAAGTGCACGCCGCACCTGGCAATGCCGGGATCGCGGCCATCGTGCCAACCCATGAGATCAATGCCAGTGATCCTGCCGCTGTGGCAGCCTTGGCGCTGAAGTTGGACAGCGATCTGGTGATCGTGGGCCCCGAGGCTCCCTTGGCGGCAGGCGTGGCTGATGCCGTGCGAGCCGCGGGCATCCCGGTCTTTGGACCCAGCAAGGAAGCCGCACAGCTTGAAGCTTCCAAGGCATTCGCGAAGACCGTGATGGCAGAAGCCCAGGTTCCCACGGCCATGGCCAAGGTTGCCGTCAATGCCGAGGAAGCTGCAAATGCCCTCGACACTTTCGGTGCACCATATGTCGTCAAGGACGACGGCTTAGCGGCCGGCAAGGGCGTGGTGGTCACCAACGATCGCGACGAGGCCCTGGCCCACGCCCAGTCCTGCTTTGACGTGGGTGGCACAGTTGTCATCGAAGAGTTCCTTGATGGCCCCGAAGTTTCCCTCTTTGTTCTGGCCGATGGCCGCACAGTCGTGCCGCTGGCCCCGGCCCAAGATTTCAAGCGCATTTTCGACGGCGACGAAGGCCCCAACACCGGCGGCATGGGCGCATACTCGCCGCTGGAATGGGCCCCCGCCGGTCTTGTCCAGGAAGTCATTGACCGCGTGGCTCAGCCCACCATTGACGCCATGGCCCACCGTGGCACCCCTTTCACAGGCGTGCTGTACTGCGGACTGGCACTGACCAGCCGCGGCACCCGCGTCATTGAGTTCAACGCCCGCTTTGGCGACCCGGAGACGCAGGCCGTCCTGGCCCGTCTGAAAACCCCACTGGGCGGCGTCCTCATGGCGGCAGCCAAGGGCCAACTGGACGAAATCGATGAGTTGCGCTGGGCACCCGAGACCGCTGTCGCCGTCGTACTCGCCAGCGAAAACTATCCTGATGCTCCCCGCACCGGCGATAAGATCCGTGGCTTGAAGAAGGCCAACCGGCTCGACGGCGTGCACGTGCTGCATGCGGGCACGGGAACGGACGACGACGGCAATACCGTCAGTGCCGGAGGGCGAGTCCTCGCCGTGGTTGGCCTGGGTGTGGATCTGGAAGACGCCCGTGAAAAGGCGTACGCCGGCATTGAAGAAATTTCATTGGAAGGCGGCCAGTACCGCAAGGATATTGCGGCCAAGGCAGCCCGCGGGGAAATCACCGTGACCACGAACCCTTCACAGGCATAG
- a CDS encoding S1 family peptidase, with protein MQASTRAFIKRGGAACAAAAVLLGGSFTVATAAPSIDPTTAPTSASVTSEATSSATPTSAPSATSSTPSSTAPLPDGLAKAVKDDLNLSVEEFNAQGQLAATAAQVQTEVVKADPNAQVSIAGDTIKVQASPAAAAAAKAAAGSAKVAVTSVKAAPLSTKVDAANVDALFADYVAEFGAGKLQSIMVNSNDEFVIRTGVPATGGPANGGTAMKSRSFSATAAPSVSDFAAKYNNVKIEAASGPAAAYANDVTNGQGYAAFDNPRTTGGACSIGWNGFNKAGAPAVITAGHCTGDGALTDAVLTDPEQEPAVTGDLTSGGLMGPLGTFGASQFGGVGNTPATAPTGWQGDKNKLNNIGTDVAVINNIDANVNPLAKVTDWKTPANPKASGPQVTGVSDAVRGAAICKSGRTTGWTCGTVTELGVFTVGGTTYPEEEAACNPVPTVEACNDIRAVRGFGSTSLAANRGDSGGAIMAGNLAVGMISAGTPGIISYGVSLTDALKHTGGYTVKIFLETPKVTTTAPVYREGAVTGTVAGAPAGTTVLVTIDGVTADAVTTEVAVGADGKWIAKAPNEIGTFSVTAKAKNGFSTSETTEASIEVIKETLAAPAITTPANNASVAAPVTTISGTGKAGANVELTGDVTDTAVVGNDGKWSVTIKTGLEVGDYTVTAKQTLTNWNDSKTTTSKFSVVLAAPAITSPSNGQEFAFDQGPAEISGTNIDGATLTVTLNGKAQTATVVDGTWNVALDSKLTTGKYTVTAVQTVGDDKSLTTTSAFSVLAAPLPEPTTPPVTQEPTPAPTVAPTRAPTDNNLANTGASSSLLVLGGAGGLLLLAGAVFLLIRRRNTTI; from the coding sequence ATGCAAGCATCCACGCGCGCCTTCATCAAGCGCGGAGGTGCGGCCTGCGCCGCAGCTGCCGTCCTGCTGGGCGGCAGCTTCACTGTCGCTACGGCAGCGCCTTCAATCGATCCGACGACCGCTCCGACCAGTGCCTCCGTTACGTCAGAGGCCACCAGTTCAGCCACTCCCACGAGCGCACCGTCCGCGACTTCTTCCACCCCCTCCAGCACAGCACCGCTGCCCGACGGCCTTGCCAAGGCAGTGAAAGACGACCTGAACTTGAGCGTTGAGGAATTCAACGCCCAAGGTCAACTAGCCGCCACGGCCGCCCAAGTGCAGACCGAAGTTGTCAAGGCTGACCCCAACGCACAGGTCTCGATTGCCGGGGACACCATCAAGGTCCAGGCTTCTCCCGCCGCCGCTGCGGCAGCCAAGGCTGCCGCAGGCAGCGCCAAGGTGGCTGTCACATCAGTCAAGGCAGCTCCCCTGTCCACCAAAGTGGACGCAGCCAACGTTGACGCCCTGTTCGCTGACTATGTCGCCGAATTCGGCGCGGGAAAGCTGCAGTCAATCATGGTCAACAGCAACGATGAGTTCGTCATCCGCACCGGGGTTCCGGCCACGGGCGGCCCGGCAAACGGCGGCACGGCCATGAAGTCACGCTCTTTCTCGGCAACTGCCGCCCCTTCGGTCAGCGATTTCGCTGCCAAGTACAACAACGTAAAGATCGAGGCTGCCTCAGGCCCCGCCGCCGCGTACGCGAACGACGTGACAAACGGTCAGGGCTACGCCGCCTTTGACAACCCCCGCACAACCGGAGGGGCATGCAGCATCGGCTGGAACGGCTTCAACAAAGCCGGCGCCCCGGCAGTTATCACCGCTGGCCACTGCACCGGTGACGGAGCTCTGACGGACGCCGTTCTCACCGATCCCGAGCAGGAGCCCGCCGTCACCGGAGACCTGACATCCGGAGGCCTAATGGGCCCCCTGGGCACCTTCGGCGCCTCACAATTCGGCGGCGTCGGCAACACACCCGCCACAGCCCCCACAGGCTGGCAGGGTGACAAAAACAAGCTCAACAACATCGGCACCGACGTAGCCGTCATTAACAACATCGATGCGAATGTCAACCCGCTGGCCAAGGTCACCGACTGGAAAACTCCGGCCAACCCGAAGGCATCCGGCCCCCAGGTCACAGGCGTTTCCGACGCAGTTAGGGGTGCCGCTATTTGCAAGTCCGGCCGTACCACCGGCTGGACCTGCGGCACCGTGACCGAATTGGGCGTTTTCACGGTTGGGGGCACCACCTACCCGGAAGAAGAGGCCGCCTGCAACCCCGTGCCCACCGTCGAGGCATGCAATGACATTCGGGCCGTCCGCGGCTTCGGCTCCACGAGCCTCGCAGCCAACCGCGGCGACTCCGGCGGCGCCATCATGGCCGGAAACCTTGCCGTGGGCATGATCAGCGCCGGCACGCCGGGCATCATTTCGTACGGCGTCAGCCTCACAGACGCCTTGAAGCACACTGGCGGCTACACCGTGAAGATCTTCCTGGAAACCCCCAAGGTCACCACCACGGCACCGGTCTACCGTGAAGGCGCCGTCACCGGCACCGTTGCCGGTGCACCTGCTGGCACCACGGTCTTGGTCACCATCGACGGCGTGACCGCTGACGCCGTGACGACTGAGGTTGCTGTTGGCGCCGATGGCAAGTGGATCGCCAAGGCCCCGAACGAAATCGGGACTTTCTCCGTTACCGCGAAGGCCAAAAATGGCTTCAGCACCTCGGAAACCACAGAAGCCTCCATTGAGGTCATCAAGGAGACTTTGGCCGCCCCGGCCATCACCACCCCCGCCAACAACGCCAGCGTTGCCGCCCCCGTCACCACCATCTCCGGTACCGGCAAGGCTGGCGCCAACGTTGAATTGACCGGCGATGTCACGGACACCGCAGTAGTTGGCAACGACGGCAAGTGGTCCGTCACGATCAAGACGGGCCTGGAAGTTGGCGACTACACCGTCACTGCCAAGCAGACGTTGACCAACTGGAACGATTCCAAGACGACAACTAGCAAGTTCAGCGTTGTCTTGGCCGCCCCGGCCATCACCTCGCCGAGCAACGGCCAAGAATTCGCCTTCGATCAGGGCCCTGCTGAAATTTCAGGTACCAACATTGACGGCGCAACGCTCACGGTCACCCTGAACGGCAAGGCCCAGACGGCCACTGTCGTTGACGGCACCTGGAACGTCGCTCTGGACTCAAAGCTGACCACCGGCAAGTACACTGTCACGGCCGTACAGACTGTTGGCGACGACAAGTCCCTCACGACTACCTCGGCGTTCTCGGTATTGGCCGCCCCGTTGCCGGAACCGACCACGCCCCCGGTAACGCAGGAACCCACCCCAGCTCCGACGGTTGCTCCCACCAGGGCGCCCACCGATAACAACTTGGCCAACACTGGCGCATCCAGCTCGCTGCTAGTGCTCGGTGGAGCCGGTGGATTGCTACTCCTGGCCGGAGCGGTATTCTTGCTAATCCGCCGTCGCAACACCACAATCTAG
- a CDS encoding asparaginase: MIHTFRADDAVELAVLERSGFIESRHIGSAVVLAGDGSVVTALGDISSPIYPRSAIKPFQALAAMQSGVPLRGAQVALAAGSHTGSLEHMDVVEGMLKAAGLKEANLGCPADWPSDPEARAWLVRSGRGKSKLAMACSGKHAAFLWACTENGWDLDGYLEPNHPMQRAARTTLEEYTEESVHHTGTDGCGAPVMAVTLTGLARAFTTLAKAPSDKNANARAATIATSMLDYPWAVEGHGRPNTVVMDELGVLAKLGAEGVLAMAAPTGASVAVKILDGNGRAATLVGLTLLAASGALDIPAVAEVLSKVVPPVLGGSHRAGSLRLGQAVSALLN, translated from the coding sequence ATGATCCATACATTCCGGGCGGACGACGCCGTCGAACTTGCCGTCCTTGAGCGCAGCGGCTTCATAGAATCCCGGCACATAGGTTCGGCCGTTGTCCTGGCTGGCGATGGCTCGGTCGTGACAGCTCTAGGCGACATCAGCTCCCCCATCTATCCGCGCTCGGCTATCAAGCCTTTCCAAGCTCTGGCCGCCATGCAGTCAGGAGTCCCCTTGCGTGGGGCGCAGGTGGCTTTGGCAGCTGGAAGCCACACGGGTTCATTGGAACATATGGATGTAGTCGAAGGGATGCTCAAGGCAGCAGGCCTCAAGGAAGCCAACCTCGGCTGCCCGGCCGATTGGCCCAGCGATCCCGAAGCCCGTGCCTGGCTGGTCCGGTCTGGCCGCGGCAAGTCAAAATTGGCTATGGCCTGCTCCGGCAAGCATGCAGCTTTTCTCTGGGCTTGCACGGAAAACGGCTGGGATCTGGACGGCTATCTGGAACCCAACCACCCCATGCAGCGGGCCGCGCGAACCACTCTGGAGGAATACACCGAAGAATCGGTGCACCACACAGGGACCGATGGCTGTGGCGCCCCCGTCATGGCCGTGACTCTCACCGGACTCGCCAGGGCCTTCACCACATTGGCCAAGGCTCCGTCGGATAAAAACGCCAATGCCCGGGCCGCCACCATCGCCACCTCCATGCTGGACTATCCGTGGGCTGTAGAAGGCCACGGCCGCCCCAACACAGTGGTCATGGATGAACTCGGCGTCCTAGCCAAACTGGGTGCTGAAGGCGTTCTTGCCATGGCCGCCCCGACGGGGGCCAGTGTCGCCGTGAAAATCCTTGACGGCAATGGCCGCGCCGCAACCCTCGTGGGCCTGACGTTGTTGGCGGCAAGCGGCGCCCTCGACATTCCCGCGGTGGCCGAGGTACTCAGCAAAGTGGTCCCCCCGGTTCTCGGCGGCAGCCACCGTGCCGGCAGCCTCCGTCTAGGCCAGGCAGTCAGCGCACTCCTGAACTAG
- a CDS encoding sterol carrier family protein: protein MVARRRIDIAEGSAALAAWRGGERGRAVTAMAVRYALEEVAARAPGNSVEVRVPPYGVTQCIPGPRHTRGTPPNVVECDAGTWLELVTGTLDWADAVERGLVAASGLRADLSAELPL from the coding sequence ATGGTTGCCCGCCGCCGCATCGACATTGCCGAGGGAAGCGCCGCCCTGGCCGCCTGGCGCGGCGGAGAACGTGGCCGCGCCGTGACAGCCATGGCCGTGCGCTACGCCTTGGAAGAAGTGGCCGCGCGTGCCCCGGGGAACTCCGTGGAAGTGCGCGTGCCACCCTACGGCGTCACCCAATGCATCCCCGGACCCAGGCACACCCGCGGCACCCCTCCCAATGTGGTGGAGTGCGACGCCGGGACCTGGCTGGAGCTGGTGACCGGCACCTTGGACTGGGCAGACGCCGTGGAACGCGGTCTGGTGGCGGCCTCTGGATTGCGTGCGGACCTATCCGCCGAACTGCCCCTGTAG